A stretch of the Solanum dulcamara chromosome 6, daSolDulc1.2, whole genome shotgun sequence genome encodes the following:
- the LOC129892990 gene encoding uncharacterized protein LOC129892990, whose translation MISTPIVLTNAISFRQQVPLEETTTTNQEGSRKAQEDSTNQNRNQISNNQWETQKRRNFKGKTQTVQNTQTIQGNTQQHEHQPGIDSMLPIPHGSPSSFNVLNVLTAAAEVVNGGEDGGIQEKPTNLQEGVSRGGVVSHVLHENLMVDPRNDFRAPATTSHIQHSSSQHVNKRDSVDAQKMASKLPPAVTIGCETAVDSGRLSSPSLRTEQQQFRSVDVGAN comes from the exons AGGTACCACTAGAAGAAACCACCACCACAAATCAGGAAGGAAGTCGCAAAGCACAGGAGGACTCAACCAACCAAAACAGGAATCAAATCTCAAACAACCAATGGGAAACCCAAAAACGAAGAAACTTCAAAGGTAAGACTCAAACTGTGCAAAACACCCAAACGATACAAGGCAACACTCAACAG CACGAGCATcaaccaggtattgactcaatgctcccaatcccccatggctcccccagtAGTTTTAATGTATTGAATGTTTTAACTGCTGCTGCTGAAGTAGTTAACGGAGGTGAGGATGGTGGGATTCAGGAGAAGCCAACTAACCTGCAGGAAGGGGTATCCAGAGGGGGGGTtgtgtctcatgttttgcatgagaaccttatggttgaccctaggaatgactttagagctcctgctaccacTTCACATATTCAGCATTCTTCTTCCCAGCATGTTAATAAAAGAGATTCTGTTGATGCTCAAAAAATGGCCTCCAAACTGCCCCCTGCTGTGACCATTGGATGTGAGACCGCAGTTGATTCTGGAAGGCTTTCAAGTCCTTCTTTGAGAACTGAGCAGCAGCAGTTCAGGAGTGTAGATGTAGGGGCAAACTAG